In Thermococcus camini, a genomic segment contains:
- a CDS encoding alpha/beta hydrolase family protein, with protein sequence MSGIEWNHETFSKFAYLNDPRIRGNLVAYTLTKANMKENKYESTVVVEDLGTGVRRFIENASMPRLSPDGRKLAFTRFNEEKKENEIWVADVHTMSAKKVLSTKNVRSIEWNDDSRRLLVIGFKRRDDEDFIFDDDVPAWFDGMGFFDGEKTTFWVLDTESEEVIDWFEKPRFSSGIWHGDSIVVNVPHREGSKPALFKFWDIYLWRDGEEEKIFERVSFEAIDSDGKALLLRGKREKRFISEHDWLYLWDGELKPVYEGPLDVWSAKLTDGKVYFLTPDAGSVNLWLWDGKVERVVVGNHWIYGLDVSDGKALLLVMTATRIGELYLYDGELKQITDYNGPIFAKLKTFEPRHFRFKSKDLEIDGWYLKPELKEDEKAPVIVFVHGGPKGMYGYRFVYEMQLMVSKGYYVVFVNPRGSDGYSEDFALRVLERTGLEDFEDIMAGIEEFFKLEPQADRERVGITGISYGGFMTNWALTQSELFKAGISENGISYWLTSYAFSDIGLWYDVEVIGANPLKNENFRKLSPLFYAENVKAPILLIHSLEDYRCPLDQSLMFYNVLRDMGKEAYIAVFKKGPHGHSIRGSPKHRAKRYKLFIEFFERKLKKYEEGFEVEKILKGEGS encoded by the coding sequence ATGAGCGGTATCGAATGGAACCACGAGACCTTTTCTAAGTTTGCCTACCTGAACGACCCGAGGATAAGGGGGAATCTGGTTGCCTACACCCTCACCAAGGCCAATATGAAGGAGAACAAGTATGAGAGCACGGTGGTCGTTGAGGACCTGGGAACCGGGGTTAGGCGCTTCATCGAAAACGCCTCCATGCCAAGGCTCTCGCCAGATGGCAGAAAGCTCGCCTTCACCCGCTTTAACGAGGAAAAGAAGGAGAACGAGATATGGGTGGCCGACGTCCATACCATGAGTGCCAAGAAGGTCCTCTCAACTAAAAACGTTCGCTCGATCGAGTGGAACGACGATTCGAGGAGACTCCTTGTGATCGGCTTCAAGCGCCGCGATGATGAGGACTTCATCTTCGACGACGACGTTCCCGCCTGGTTCGACGGCATGGGTTTCTTCGACGGCGAGAAAACGACCTTCTGGGTCCTCGACACGGAGAGTGAGGAGGTAATAGATTGGTTTGAGAAGCCGAGGTTTTCGAGCGGGATATGGCACGGCGATTCCATAGTCGTCAACGTCCCGCACCGCGAGGGAAGCAAGCCAGCGCTCTTCAAGTTCTGGGACATCTACCTGTGGCGGGACGGCGAGGAGGAGAAGATCTTTGAGAGGGTCTCCTTCGAGGCCATCGACTCCGACGGAAAGGCCCTCCTCCTGAGGGGCAAGAGGGAAAAGAGGTTCATCAGCGAGCACGACTGGCTCTATCTCTGGGACGGCGAGCTTAAGCCGGTTTACGAGGGCCCGCTCGACGTCTGGAGCGCAAAGCTGACCGACGGGAAGGTTTACTTCCTGACGCCAGACGCTGGAAGCGTGAACCTGTGGCTCTGGGACGGAAAGGTGGAGAGGGTTGTGGTGGGGAACCACTGGATTTACGGCTTGGATGTCAGCGACGGAAAGGCCCTGCTCCTCGTAATGACGGCAACGAGGATAGGCGAGCTCTACCTCTACGACGGCGAGCTGAAGCAGATAACCGACTACAACGGGCCGATATTCGCCAAGCTGAAAACCTTCGAGCCCAGGCATTTCCGCTTTAAGAGCAAGGATTTGGAGATAGACGGCTGGTATCTGAAGCCTGAGCTGAAGGAGGACGAAAAAGCTCCAGTGATAGTCTTCGTCCACGGCGGGCCGAAGGGCATGTACGGTTACAGGTTCGTTTACGAGATGCAGCTGATGGTGAGCAAAGGTTACTACGTGGTTTTTGTCAACCCGCGCGGCAGCGACGGCTACAGCGAAGACTTCGCTCTAAGGGTTCTTGAGAGAACCGGTTTAGAGGACTTCGAGGACATAATGGCCGGAATCGAGGAGTTCTTCAAGCTCGAACCCCAGGCCGACAGGGAGAGGGTTGGCATAACCGGCATAAGCTACGGCGGCTTCATGACCAACTGGGCCTTAACGCAGAGCGAGCTATTCAAAGCTGGCATCAGTGAGAACGGGATAAGCTACTGGCTGACGAGCTATGCTTTCTCAGACATAGGCCTCTGGTACGACGTCGAGGTCATCGGAGCAAACCCACTCAAAAACGAGAACTTCAGGAAGCTCAGCCCGCTCTTCTACGCCGAAAACGTGAAGGCTCCAATACTGCTCATTCACTCGCTGGAGGACTACCGCTGTCCCCTCGACCAGAGCCTGATGTTCTACAACGTGCTCAGGGACATGGGCAAGGAGGCATACATAGCGGTGTTCAAGAAAGGTCCTCACGGTCACAGCATACGTGGAAGCCCGAAGCACAGGGCAAAGCGCTACAAACTCTTCATCGAGTTCTTCGAGAGGAAGCTCAAGAAGTACGAGGAGGGGTTCGAGGTCGAGAAGATACTCAAAGGGGAGGGGAGCTAA
- a CDS encoding serine/threonine protein kinase, whose translation MFDHLISKAQLGRFYSYLRGLGLDEIWPYAKGTTSLIFRARLDEKNVIIKLQRPDSPRQNFEREARIIEALEPFRVTPPLVAYGVFEGLEYLVREFAEGEIIFHADLEKRHIFEIVEKTALLDRLGLDHGQIQGGKHVIVGDRVYLIDFEKSGWRKPKNLTSAMAMVFLNDNHISRRVREKFGVDRAFLGKMREEVRNYKRTGKLSGLLSLLSRL comes from the coding sequence ATGTTCGACCACTTGATAAGCAAAGCTCAATTGGGGCGGTTTTACTCTTACCTGAGGGGGCTTGGATTGGACGAAATATGGCCCTACGCCAAGGGCACGACTAGCTTAATCTTCAGGGCCAGATTAGATGAAAAAAACGTCATAATAAAGCTTCAACGACCGGACTCCCCGAGGCAGAACTTTGAGAGGGAGGCGAGGATAATCGAGGCGCTGGAGCCATTCAGGGTAACGCCCCCGCTCGTGGCTTACGGCGTCTTTGAGGGCCTTGAGTATCTCGTTCGGGAGTTCGCGGAGGGGGAGATAATCTTTCACGCGGACCTCGAAAAGCGACACATCTTTGAGATAGTTGAGAAAACAGCTTTACTCGACAGGCTCGGTCTCGACCACGGCCAGATTCAGGGGGGAAAGCACGTAATAGTCGGCGATCGGGTTTACCTAATCGACTTCGAAAAGTCCGGCTGGAGGAAGCCGAAGAACCTCACCTCCGCGATGGCCATGGTGTTTCTGAACGACAACCACATCTCGCGCCGGGTTCGGGAGAAATTCGGGGTGGACCGGGCATTCCTGGGGAAAATGAGGGAGGAGGTGCGGAACTACAAGAGAACCGGGAAGCTCTCAGGCCTCCTGAGCCTTCTTTCTCGCCTTTAG
- a CDS encoding Lrp/AsnC family transcriptional regulator: MVTAFILMVTAAGKEREVMEKLLAMPEVKEAYVVYGEYDLVVKVETDTLKDLDQFITEKIRKMTEIQMTSTMIAI; encoded by the coding sequence ATGGTGACGGCTTTTATTTTGATGGTGACGGCCGCTGGAAAGGAAAGGGAAGTTATGGAGAAGCTTCTGGCCATGCCGGAGGTCAAAGAGGCTTACGTGGTCTATGGCGAATACGACCTCGTCGTAAAGGTCGAAACCGACACGCTCAAGGACCTTGACCAGTTCATAACCGAGAAGATAAGGAAGATGACCGAGATCCAGATGACCTCGACGATGATAGCCATCTGA